Proteins encoded together in one Panthera uncia isolate 11264 chromosome A2, Puncia_PCG_1.0, whole genome shotgun sequence window:
- the ACP5 gene encoding tartrate-resistant acid phosphatase type 5, producing the protein MDTQTVLLILQASLVLPLADGANPVLRFVAVGDWGGVPNAPFYTAREMANAKEIARTVQILGTDFILSLGDNFYFTGVQDANDKRFRETFEDVFSASSLRNVPWYVLAGNHDHLGNVSAQIAYSRISQRWNFPSPYYRLRFKVPRSNVSVAIFMLDTVTLCGNSDDFLSQQPERPRDVALARTQLSWLKKQLAAAKEDYVLVAGHYPVWSIAEHGPTRCLVKQLMPLLATYKVTAYLCGHDHNLQYLQDENGVGYVLSGAGNFMDPSRKHMRKVPNGYLRFHYGAEDSLGGFAYVEISPKEMSVTYIEASGKSLFKTRLPRRARPEHPRVRHSRA; encoded by the exons ATGGACACACAGACTGTACTGCTCATCTTGCAAGCCTCACTGGTGCTCCCCCTGGCTGACGGGGCCAACCCGGTCCTGCGCTTTGTGGCTGTGGGTGACTGGGGAGGAGTCCCCAATGCCCCGTTCTACACAGCCCGGGAAATGGCCAATGCCAAGGAGATTGCCAGGACCGTGCAGATCCTAGGCACAGACTTCATCCTGTCCCTGGGGGACAATTTCTACTTCACTGGCGTGCAGGACGCCAACGACAAGAGGTTTCGG GAGACCTTCGAGGATgtgttctctgcctcctccctccgcAACGTGCCCTGGTACGTGCTGGCTGGCAACCACGACCACCTGGGGAACGTCTCCGCGCAGATCGCCTACTCCAGGATCTCTCAGCGCTG GAACTTCCCCAGCCCTTACTACCGTCTCCGCTTCAAAGTCCCACGGTCCAATGTGTCTGTGGCCATTTTCATGCTGGACACAGTGACGCTGTGCGGCAACTCGGACGACTTCCTCAGCCAGCAGCCCGAGAGGCCCCGTGACGTGGCGCTGGCCCGCACGCAGCTGTCCTGGCTCAAGAAGCAGCTGGCGGCGGCCAAGGAGGACTATGTGCTGGTGGCCGGCCACTACCCCGTGTGGTCCATCGCCGAGCACGGGCCCACCCGCTGCCTGGTCAAGCAGCTGATGCCGCTGCTGGCCACATACAAGGTCACCGCCTACCTGTGCGGCCATGACCACAACCTGCAG TACCTCCAGGACGAGAACGGCGTGGGCTACGTGCTGAGCGGGGCCGGAAACTTCATGGACCCCTCGAGGAAGCATATGCGCAAGGTCCCCAACGGCTACCTGCGCTTCCACTATGGGGCCGAGGACTCGCTGGGGGGCTTTGCCTACGTGGAGATCAGCCCCAAAGAGATGAGCGTCACTTACATCGAAGCCTCGGGCAAGTCCCTCTTCAAGACCAGACTGCCGAGGCGAGCCAGGCCCGAGCACCCACGCGTGCGCCACTCTAGGGCCTGA